A single window of Thermodesulfobacteriota bacterium DNA harbors:
- the mscL gene encoding large-conductance mechanosensitive channel protein MscL: MLKEFKEFAMRGNVLDMAVGIIMGAAFGTIVNSLVQDMIMPPIGLLLGSVDFSNLFLVLKEGKVAGPYASLGAAKAAGAVTVNVGVFVNTIISFLIVAFSVFLLIRTVNRLKRQEQAPSPAPATKECLYCFSTIPIKATRCPHCTSDLKAGG; encoded by the coding sequence ATGCTGAAAGAGTTCAAGGAGTTTGCGATGAGGGGAAATGTCTTGGATATGGCGGTCGGGATCATCATGGGGGCAGCCTTTGGCACCATTGTCAACTCTCTCGTCCAGGATATGATCATGCCCCCCATCGGCCTGCTCCTCGGAAGCGTCGATTTTTCGAACCTCTTCCTCGTCCTCAAAGAGGGGAAGGTGGCCGGACCCTACGCTTCCTTGGGGGCTGCCAAGGCGGCAGGGGCGGTGACGGTCAACGTGGGGGTCTTTGTCAATACCATCATCAGCTTCCTCATCGTCGCCTTTTCGGTCTTCCTCCTCATCCGGACCGTAAATCGGCTGAAACGCCAGGAGCAAGCCCCCTCTCCAGCCCCCGCGACCAAAGAGTGCCTTTACTGTTTTTCGACGATCCCGATCAAAGCGACGCGGTGTCCTCACTGCACGTCGGACTTGAAGGCGGGCGGATGA
- a CDS encoding YihY/virulence factor BrkB family protein, with product MKVSSLLDFLSTGIWQIQLAELPRKKALLIKTGRVILLALQGFFKHRCQKTAAVLTYYSLLNIVPIVAVAFAISKGFGLEKLIERQILQISEQANLQPELTQQILTFSHRLLDQAKGGVIAGVGVVLLFWTVVSILGKIEESLNEIWGVKQGRSLVRKFSDYISIMVFAPVLLIISSSATVLIASQIKLIMKKIALLGIFSPVILFLLNLLPYISIWVLLTLVYLLLPNTRIPLRSAILGGIVAGTIAQIVQWVYIKFQIGAANYGAIYGSFAALPLFLAMLQMSWMIVLFGAEMSCASGHVETYGFHPDPSRLSFASRRLLAFRVFHLLAQRFSRGESPLTAKEISDRLRIPVRLTHQLLEEWMEVGLVAETTGGPKHQSAYQPGRAIETLTVKEVLEAYERRGLSLDGVSSSGEERFLLDDLKHLSEVLRKGPPDLLVREMVIPS from the coding sequence ATGAAGGTTTCCTCTCTCCTCGATTTCTTGAGCACCGGGATTTGGCAAATTCAACTTGCTGAACTCCCCCGCAAAAAAGCCCTTCTGATCAAGACAGGGAGGGTGATCCTCCTGGCCCTCCAGGGGTTCTTCAAACACCGGTGTCAGAAGACGGCGGCGGTCTTAACCTACTACTCCCTGCTCAATATCGTTCCCATCGTGGCCGTGGCCTTCGCCATCTCCAAAGGGTTCGGCCTCGAAAAACTGATCGAACGGCAGATCCTCCAGATCTCGGAACAGGCCAACCTCCAACCCGAGCTCACCCAGCAGATCCTGACCTTCTCTCACAGGCTTCTCGATCAGGCCAAGGGCGGGGTGATCGCAGGGGTGGGCGTGGTCCTGCTCTTCTGGACCGTGGTCTCCATCCTGGGAAAAATCGAGGAGTCCCTCAACGAAATCTGGGGGGTGAAACAGGGGAGAAGCCTCGTGAGGAAGTTCAGCGACTACATCTCCATCATGGTCTTCGCCCCTGTTTTGCTCATCATCTCCAGCAGTGCCACGGTCCTCATCGCCAGCCAGATCAAGCTCATCATGAAAAAGATCGCCCTCCTCGGGATCTTCAGCCCCGTCATCCTCTTCCTGCTCAATCTCCTCCCTTACATCTCCATCTGGGTCCTCTTGACCCTGGTCTATCTCCTCCTTCCCAACACCCGAATCCCGTTGAGGTCGGCCATCCTGGGGGGGATCGTGGCCGGCACCATCGCCCAGATCGTCCAGTGGGTCTATATCAAATTTCAGATCGGGGCCGCCAATTACGGGGCCATCTACGGTAGCTTTGCCGCCCTCCCCCTCTTTTTGGCCATGCTTCAGATGAGCTGGATGATCGTCCTCTTCGGGGCGGAGATGTCCTGTGCAAGCGGACACGTGGAAACCTATGGGTTTCATCCGGACCCTTCGAGGTTGAGCTTCGCATCCCGAAGGCTCCTGGCCTTCAGGGTCTTTCATCTCCTGGCCCAGCGATTCTCAAGAGGGGAAAGTCCCCTGACGGCCAAGGAGATCTCGGACCGTTTGCGAATTCCGGTCCGCCTGACCCATCAGCTTCTCGAGGAATGGATGGAGGTCGGCCTGGTCGCTGAGACCACCGGCGGGCCAAAACATCAGAGCGCCTACCAACCGGGCCGGGCCATCGAAACCCTCACCGTAAAAGAGGTGCTGGAGGCTTACGAACGCCGGGGTCTCTCCCTTGATGGCGTTTCTTCGTCGGGAGAAGAGAGGTTCCTTTTGGACGATTTAAAACATCTCTCCGAAGTCCTCCGGAAAGGGCCACCCGATCTTTTAGTCAGAGAGATGGTCATCCCCTCCTGA
- the radA gene encoding DNA repair protein RadA has translation MAKVRTQFVCQACGHSAPKWLGRCPGCQGWNTMVEERAYDEKARSREDLSFESQARPTPISEIPGDEKERCPIGIVEFDRVLGGGLVHGSVILVGGDPGIGKSTLLLQVMNSLASKGKKVLYVSGEESLQQTKMRADRLGISSDLLYLMSETSLEKILQAIEGLSPFTVVVDSIQTIYAPEFPSAPGSIGQLKETASRLLYLAKRRSIPLFLVGHVTKEGYLAGPKVLEHMVDTVLYIEGEAYLAFRILRAVKNRFGPTNEIGVFEMKDSGLVEVRSPSEFFLSGRTQPASGSVVMPSLEGSRPILIELQALVVQTNFGVPRRTAQGVDANRVSLLVAVMEKRLGLHLFSHDIILNVAGGMKVEEPGADLGVIAAILSSFRDKVVDPEMAVFGEVGLAGEVRGVNQPEGRVKEASRMGFKRVLLPQQNQEMICERVRGIELIGVRTIREAVERLFS, from the coding sequence ATGGCCAAAGTCAGGACGCAATTCGTCTGCCAAGCCTGCGGACATTCGGCCCCCAAATGGCTGGGGAGGTGCCCGGGATGTCAGGGATGGAACACCATGGTCGAGGAGCGGGCCTATGACGAGAAGGCCCGTTCCCGGGAGGACCTAAGTTTCGAGAGCCAGGCCCGTCCGACCCCGATCTCGGAGATCCCAGGAGATGAGAAGGAAAGATGCCCGATCGGCATCGTCGAGTTCGATCGGGTCCTGGGAGGCGGCCTGGTTCACGGATCCGTCATCCTGGTCGGAGGCGACCCAGGCATTGGAAAATCGACCCTCCTTCTTCAGGTGATGAATAGCCTTGCTTCGAAGGGGAAAAAAGTCCTCTACGTCTCCGGTGAAGAATCGCTTCAACAGACCAAAATGAGGGCGGATCGACTGGGGATCTCTTCCGACCTCCTCTATCTGATGTCCGAAACCTCCCTCGAAAAGATCCTCCAGGCGATCGAAGGTCTGAGCCCCTTCACGGTGGTGGTCGATTCGATCCAGACCATATACGCTCCTGAATTCCCCTCGGCGCCGGGTTCGATCGGCCAGCTCAAAGAGACCGCCAGTCGGCTCCTCTACCTTGCCAAACGGCGATCGATCCCCCTCTTCCTCGTGGGCCATGTGACCAAAGAAGGTTATCTCGCCGGTCCCAAAGTCCTGGAACATATGGTCGATACCGTCCTGTACATCGAAGGGGAGGCCTATCTCGCCTTCCGGATCTTGAGGGCGGTGAAGAACCGCTTTGGTCCCACCAATGAGATCGGCGTCTTCGAGATGAAGGATTCGGGTCTGGTGGAAGTACGAAGCCCTTCGGAGTTCTTCCTCTCTGGAAGAACCCAACCCGCCTCGGGGTCCGTGGTCATGCCCAGCCTCGAAGGTTCCAGACCGATCCTCATCGAACTCCAAGCCCTCGTCGTCCAGACCAACTTTGGGGTTCCCAGAAGGACGGCCCAGGGGGTCGATGCCAATCGGGTATCCCTTCTGGTCGCCGTCATGGAGAAACGACTTGGGCTCCATCTCTTCAGTCATGACATCATTCTGAACGTGGCGGGGGGGATGAAGGTCGAGGAGCCTGGGGCCGATTTGGGGGTGATCGCAGCCATCCTGTCCAGCTTTCGGGACAAAGTGGTCGATCCCGAGATGGCCGTATTTGGAGAGGTGGGCCTGGCCGGCGAGGTGAGGGGCGTGAACCAGCCCGAGGGGAGGGTAAAGGAGGCCTCCCGGATGGGCTTTAAAAGGGTCCTCTTGCCCCAGCAGAATCAGGAGATGATCTGTGAAAGGGTCCGGGGGATCGAATTGATCGGCGTAAGAACCATCCGAGAGGCGGTGGAAAGACTTTTCTCATAG
- a CDS encoding DUF853 domain-containing protein, with protein sequence MATVSPSFLIAKGKQDVWMIPKMANRHGLIAGATGTGKTVTLRVLAEQFSALGVPVFMADIKGDLSGFPFPGGDHPRVVERVGALELKEFSFEGYPTVFWDLFGEQGHPVRTTVSEMGPLLLSRILMLNEIQTGVLNIAFKVADDHGLLLLDLKDLRAMIQFLGDQAEAFKTAYGNISPASIGAIQRSLLTLEGQGGERLFGEPALMVEDLLQTGPQGKGVVNILAADRLIHSPRMYATFLLWLLAELFEQLPEVGDLEKPKLVFFFDEAHLLFNDMPKILEEKIEQVVRLIRSKGVGIYFITQNPLDLPETILGQLGHRILHALRAFTPKDQKTVKAVAETFRINPDLNVVQAITELAVGEALVSVLDENGTPTMVERALICPPRSRLTPLTLEERRSLIRSSVLYGHYEKMVDRESAYEKLKAKADQRQEEPSREISKRQRAGPKSEAEKILGAAVKSAAHAIGSQLGRQIIRGVLGSLFGSSRKR encoded by the coding sequence ATGGCAACCGTTTCACCCTCTTTTCTCATCGCCAAAGGGAAACAAGATGTTTGGATGATCCCCAAAATGGCCAACCGCCACGGGCTGATTGCGGGCGCCACAGGGACGGGAAAGACGGTGACATTGCGAGTCTTAGCAGAACAATTTAGTGCGTTGGGCGTACCCGTCTTTATGGCAGATATTAAAGGAGACCTCTCCGGCTTTCCTTTTCCGGGCGGCGATCATCCCAGGGTGGTGGAACGGGTTGGTGCGTTAGAGCTCAAGGAGTTTTCCTTCGAAGGGTATCCTACCGTCTTCTGGGATCTTTTTGGCGAACAGGGTCATCCGGTTCGGACCACCGTCTCCGAGATGGGTCCCCTGCTGTTGAGTCGAATCCTCATGCTCAACGAAATCCAGACCGGGGTCTTGAATATCGCCTTCAAGGTGGCCGATGACCATGGCCTTTTGCTTCTGGACTTAAAGGATCTTCGAGCGATGATCCAATTTCTGGGCGATCAAGCGGAAGCGTTTAAAACCGCCTATGGGAACATCTCCCCCGCCAGCATCGGCGCCATCCAGCGAAGCCTTCTCACCCTCGAAGGCCAGGGTGGGGAGAGGCTTTTCGGTGAGCCCGCCCTCATGGTGGAGGACCTCCTCCAGACCGGCCCCCAAGGCAAGGGCGTGGTCAACATTCTGGCGGCCGACCGTCTCATTCACTCGCCGCGAATGTATGCGACGTTTTTGCTCTGGTTGCTGGCGGAATTGTTTGAACAGCTTCCCGAGGTGGGCGATTTGGAAAAGCCGAAACTGGTCTTCTTTTTCGATGAGGCCCATCTGCTTTTTAATGACATGCCCAAGATTCTCGAAGAGAAGATCGAGCAGGTCGTTCGCCTGATCCGTTCCAAAGGGGTCGGGATTTACTTCATCACCCAGAACCCCCTCGATCTCCCAGAGACGATTCTGGGCCAGTTGGGACATCGGATCCTGCATGCCCTCCGCGCCTTTACCCCGAAAGATCAGAAGACCGTGAAGGCGGTCGCCGAGACCTTTCGGATCAACCCGGATCTGAATGTCGTCCAAGCGATCACCGAGCTGGCCGTAGGGGAGGCGCTCGTCTCCGTGCTCGATGAGAACGGGACTCCCACGATGGTAGAGCGGGCCTTGATCTGTCCTCCCCGAAGTCGACTCACCCCCCTGACCTTAGAAGAACGAAGGTCGCTTATCCGGAGTTCGGTCTTATATGGACATTATGAAAAGATGGTTGACCGTGAATCTGCCTATGAAAAACTGAAGGCAAAGGCAGACCAGAGGCAGGAGGAGCCTTCCAGGGAGATCTCAAAACGCCAGAGGGCTGGGCCGAAATCAGAGGCAGAGAAAATCCTCGGAGCAGCGGTCAAAAGCGCGGCCCATGCGATTGGAAGCCAATTGGGACGCCAGATCATCCGGGGGGTCTTAGGTTCCCTGTTCGGCAGCAGCCGTAAGCGATAA
- a CDS encoding tetratricopeptide repeat protein: MKRCLLVLSLILSLSVAQVLPQTREKPASPGDLYDGAMELFYKGRFQEALEGFSRLIQSFPLSKLVPYAHYMMGQCYLKMERDEEAIQKFEHYLKAYPEGDRTEQSRQGLALAKERFKPKKEAPEAAVEVKPPPDEQKKAEPPVAVPPTLKEEPRKEAEETLKRERATVPEVGDRAEGVKAPIQAPEKIVAKKVKRRICAQISYLEAKTFAEVERRIKELKEAGVDTLIFRVFQNRGDRMYKFAKGRHEEGVFFKTGHAPVVDDLLGRISEIARRHGLDLFAWVTTRYATYGTDSNPAYRSRFYNFETKRMELGRGYNLFHPEVLNRLEGLFRDLGRYPLDGILIQDDLILRHNEDFSPEANRAFLKEFGYSPHPDLFYIEPYKSDSGKYYVKGYTEQFWTWARWKNGYLMSVADRLISAARESNPRLQVALNLSFETVLNDSNGMAWFSQTLSEALKRDIDYYAVMAYHRQAMKGRNIALKESIDLMAEAARKAIESVGDPHRVMMKIWILDWKSNEAVGLELAPKQEIAEILEKILKQGDVSLAFVPYTHQFPLHQLKERWARSP, encoded by the coding sequence ATGAAGCGGTGTCTTCTCGTCCTAAGCTTGATCCTATCCCTGTCAGTCGCCCAGGTTCTTCCTCAGACCAGGGAGAAACCCGCCTCGCCAGGGGATCTCTATGATGGAGCCATGGAGCTCTTTTACAAGGGAAGATTTCAGGAGGCCCTCGAGGGGTTCTCAAGGTTGATCCAGTCCTTTCCCCTAAGCAAGCTCGTGCCCTATGCCCACTACATGATGGGACAGTGCTATCTGAAAATGGAAAGGGATGAGGAGGCCATCCAGAAATTCGAGCACTACCTCAAGGCCTATCCTGAGGGAGACCGCACAGAGCAATCAAGGCAGGGGCTGGCACTGGCAAAGGAGAGGTTTAAACCGAAAAAGGAAGCCCCCGAGGCGGCGGTCGAAGTCAAGCCCCCTCCCGATGAGCAGAAGAAGGCCGAACCTCCGGTGGCCGTCCCGCCGACTTTAAAGGAAGAACCTCGAAAGGAGGCCGAGGAAACCTTGAAAAGAGAGAGGGCCACGGTTCCTGAGGTAGGGGACAGGGCAGAGGGGGTAAAGGCGCCGATCCAGGCTCCGGAGAAAATCGTCGCCAAAAAGGTAAAGAGGCGGATTTGCGCCCAGATCTCCTATCTCGAGGCAAAGACCTTCGCGGAGGTGGAGAGGAGGATCAAAGAGTTGAAGGAAGCGGGGGTGGACACCCTCATCTTTCGGGTCTTTCAGAACCGGGGCGATCGGATGTATAAGTTTGCCAAGGGACGTCATGAGGAGGGCGTCTTCTTCAAGACGGGCCACGCCCCGGTCGTCGACGACCTCTTGGGCAGGATTTCGGAGATCGCCCGCCGCCATGGCCTCGACCTCTTCGCCTGGGTGACGACGCGTTATGCCACCTACGGTACGGACTCCAACCCCGCCTATCGCTCTCGGTTCTACAATTTCGAAACGAAGAGGATGGAGCTCGGCCGGGGATATAACCTCTTCCATCCCGAGGTCCTGAACCGGCTGGAGGGCCTCTTTCGAGATCTGGGCCGTTACCCTTTGGATGGCATCCTGATACAGGACGACCTCATCCTCCGTCACAACGAGGATTTCAGCCCCGAGGCCAACCGGGCCTTCTTAAAAGAGTTCGGATACTCGCCCCATCCCGATCTCTTCTACATCGAACCCTATAAATCCGATTCGGGAAAATATTATGTGAAGGGATACACGGAACAATTCTGGACCTGGGCGAGGTGGAAGAACGGTTACCTCATGAGCGTGGCCGATCGGCTGATCTCAGCCGCCAGGGAGTCCAATCCGAGACTGCAGGTGGCCCTCAATCTCTCTTTCGAAACGGTTCTCAACGATTCGAACGGGATGGCCTGGTTTTCCCAGACGCTCTCTGAGGCCCTTAAAAGGGATATCGACTACTATGCCGTAATGGCCTACCACCGCCAGGCCATGAAGGGAAGAAACATCGCCTTAAAGGAATCGATCGACCTGATGGCCGAGGCGGCCCGAAAGGCCATCGAGAGCGTGGGCGATCCCCATCGCGTGATGATGAAGATCTGGATCCTCGACTGGAAGAGCAACGAGGCCGTGGGGCTGGAGCTGGCGCCAAAGCAGGAGATTGCGGAGATCCTCGAAAAGATCCTTAAGCAGGGAGACGTGAGCCTGGCCTTCGTCCCCTATACCCATCAATTCCCCCTCCACCAGCTGAAAGAGAGATGGGCTCGTTCCCCGTGA
- a CDS encoding ketoacyl-ACP synthase III, with amino-acid sequence MKKIAIIGTGSCVPERVVPNSYFETFLDTSDEWITTRTGIKERRMIEKGQAMSDLATLASASALQMADLPAEALDLIVIGTSTADMLSPSTGCLVQHRLKAKKAVAFDVNAACPGFIYGLAVAQKFLQDGTYKTALVVGGEIVSNRLDFQDRSTCVLFGDGAGAVVLTHANGKDDGEILSTDIESDGDLWHLIHVPGGGSRIPPSYEMLDQRLQYVRMNGNEVFKHAVRTLVNSSQKIMAQQGVTSDDIDWFIPHQANIRIMDVVAEKLGIPSEKVIVTVHKYGNTSAASIPVALDEAVREGRIKKGDLVLVSSFGAGLTWGAALFRF; translated from the coding sequence TTGAAGAAGATTGCCATCATCGGGACGGGCTCCTGTGTGCCTGAACGGGTCGTCCCGAATTCCTATTTCGAGACCTTTCTCGATACGAGCGACGAGTGGATCACAACCCGCACCGGGATCAAAGAGCGACGGATGATCGAGAAGGGACAGGCCATGTCCGATTTGGCCACCCTGGCCTCGGCCTCCGCACTCCAGATGGCCGACCTCCCGGCAGAGGCGCTGGATCTGATCGTCATCGGAACCTCGACCGCGGACATGCTCAGCCCTTCGACGGGCTGCCTCGTCCAACACCGATTGAAAGCCAAAAAGGCGGTGGCCTTCGACGTAAACGCGGCCTGCCCGGGGTTCATCTATGGATTGGCCGTTGCTCAGAAATTTCTCCAGGATGGGACTTACAAGACGGCCCTGGTGGTGGGCGGTGAGATCGTCTCGAACCGGCTCGACTTTCAGGATCGCTCGACCTGCGTCCTCTTCGGGGATGGGGCCGGTGCCGTGGTCCTCACCCATGCCAACGGAAAAGACGATGGGGAAATCCTTTCGACGGACATCGAGTCAGACGGGGACCTCTGGCATCTGATCCATGTCCCGGGAGGGGGATCTCGCATCCCGCCCTCTTATGAGATGCTGGACCAAAGGCTCCAGTATGTCCGGATGAACGGAAACGAGGTCTTCAAACATGCGGTGCGGACGCTGGTCAACTCCTCGCAGAAGATCATGGCCCAGCAAGGCGTCACGAGCGACGACATCGACTGGTTCATCCCCCATCAGGCCAACATCCGGATCATGGATGTCGTCGCAGAAAAACTGGGGATCCCCTCAGAGAAGGTGATCGTCACCGTCCACAAATATGGGAACACCTCGGCCGCTTCGATTCCGGTCGCCCTTGACGAGGCGGTCCGGGAGGGTCGAATTAAAAAGGGCGACCTTGTCCTTGTCAGCTCCTTTGGGGCAGGGCTTACCTGGGGAGCCGCCCTGTTTCGTTTTTGA